CTTTTTGTGTAGCCTGCAATGCCGTTTTAGCCATAAGGCTGTCTGTAATTTTCCCGAACACGAGAATGTCAGGATCATATTTGAAAACATTTTCGAACAGAACTGATGTGTCTTTAGTGGTGTCCCTGCCTATCTCCCGCTGAATGACATTTGCGAGTTTATGCTCATGAATATATTCTATCGGATCTTCAAAAGTGACTATATTGCAGCTTTTGTTTGAATTTATGTAATCGATAATCGTTGCTATTCCTCTGTTCTTTCCCTGTCCACCGGAACTGGAAACAATAAACAGCCCGGTTTGAGATGTAAGACTTGACATAAGAAAATCAGGAAAACCCTGTTCTTTGTAACTCGGGATATCCTCGATAAGTTTGTGTGCATTTATCGCAGGTTCACCATCGCGGTGCATGAAAATATTCAGCCTGTATCTGCCCACACCTCTCTTGATGTAAGTGAATTCAACTTCCTTTTTCTGTTTAAATTCTTCCATATATTCATTGGATGTCACTTCTTTGATAATCTTATTCATTTGATCAGGCGTTACTGCCGGAAGATTTGTTCTTGTGAAATCGGCATTTTTTCTGATTGCAGGTGGAGCCCCGATTGTCAAGTGAAGGTCTGTAATGTCCGGTTCGTTTAAAAGCTTGAATATGTAAGTAGCATCTGTGCTTATTATATTCATTACATTAGGATTCCGATCAACATTCTTAAGGTTAAGGTTCATTTTGCCAAAACCTATAGAATTAAGTGTAAAGAGAATATCTTCTATCTGAGACTGTGTAGCCAATATTACCTTAATGTCGCGGTTCAGAAGATATTTGACGTTTTCAACAAGAACAAGATTCATCGGGTCTGACATTGCTACTTTTACAAGAGCGCCTTCGGTTGCAATCGGCACAGCCATGAATTCTCTCATTCTATCCTGAGGGATAAGCAACTGAGTTTCTTTTGTAATAATTTCATTTTTCATATCCAGAATCGGGATACCTGTGAGGTTTTTTAAGATGCCCAGAAACTGGTCTTCTGCCAGGTACCCGAGTTTAATAAGAGTCTCGCCGAGTTTAAGGCCTTCTTTCTGCTGCGCCTCCAGTGCGACCTTCAACTTTTGTTCATCAAGAAGACCAAGTTCAACAAGCACTTCACCGATTTTCTTGTTCTGGAATCTCTCCATGTAAGGCTCCTTTTTAGATATGACTTGTTTGCTGGTGATATCGATGCTGTGGAATTAATAAGTTATTATAGTCAGTAAAAAATTAAAATGGAAGATAAGAGATTTTGTGTTCAAGAGATGTTGCTGCTAACATTAAGAAAAGAAAAGGCGGGGTGATTGCCCCGCCTTTTCTTTATTATTTTTTTCTTCTAAATTATTTCTGCTGCATCTCAGTGCTGGTTACAGTTGCAAGCGCATTGGAATTGAGGTTAAATTTGAAGTCGATCTTGAACTGAACAGTCCATGCATTTGTAAGATCAAACTGGTCAGCGCCGAGGTTGGGGCCATATATTTTGTACTGTTTAACTTGAGAAGTAGGGTCAGTTGTATCAAGCCATTGGACCAGATAAGGTTTCGGGGTCAGTGTGTCTTTATAGAAATCACCTGCCCAGAAGTACGATCCTATCAGTGATACATCAAGACCCGGGAAAAGGTTATATGTAAGCCAGCCGGTAAGCTCTGTTCCAAGATAAGGGGATACATTGGTCTTGTACTGTACATTATCGAACATGAATAAGAACGGGACTATTTCATGGCCGTTGTTGTCGGTATATTTAAACCATAAGGCATAATTTACAGGGAATGATGACCAGTATTCATCTTCAAAAAACTTTACATTGGAACGCCATGCCATGACTGCCTGCCCCATGAATTCCCATTTGTCGGCAAAACGGTATTTCGCACCGAGCCTTCCCAACGTCATGTTGTTGAAACTTATATCATTCTGGTCAAAGGCCTCTTTTGTCGCAAGATTGACAAGGGCGTTAAAATATTTATCCTCAACTTCACCAAGGAGGATTACATTTAAAACTGAAGGTGTTCTATACCCTTTAGGATTGTATTCATCCCATAAGAATCCATTTATTTCAGTCCAGTGGGTGATGCCAGTGGTATATACCGCTGATGCATAAGGCGTTACTTTGCCGATATCATAGGCCACATCGAAAAGGGCAATACCCACTTTGCCCTCTACCGGACCCATGTCTTTTATGGGAAGATAGTGTTCTGAACCTGGTACATAATTAGGATATGAATACCCGGGCGGGGCCAGTTGATTGCCATTGTCCATAAGGGCTTTAAGATCGTCACCGATAGGGCCTTTTGTTATCTCGGCAAGAGTACCCATTCCAGTGCCGAGATAATGGAAATAATGAAGGTTTCCTTTGTTATAGTTGAACTTCCACTGGGGAAGGCATATCCTCATATTGGTGGCCGCTGATTTGGAATAGCCAAGACGGAAATCAAGCCATTGCTCTGATTTTAAGGTCTTATCAGGCTTTTCATATATCGTTACAACCCTTATTTCGTCCATGTCGTCTCTATCCAGATAATCGCCGTTTCTGGTGTTCGGGTCGTAATAAGGGACATCAGGGTCTTCATAGTAGAATTTCTGTTCGGCTTTTTTGTTCCAGGCGACTGCAAAAGTCCAGCCCGGTAATGCTTCATCAAACTGTGCAGCCCAGACAAGGCCATTGCTGCCGTCATTAAACCGGCCGGCGACAAAGAGCCCAACAGGTGTAATCATCTGTACAAAGGCTTCAGTAAGCCTTATTGTCTGGTCAGCCTTTTTTGTTGAAAGAAGTGTATAGCCGGACCCTGAATCTACAGGCTCATACAAAACTTTTGTGTTATTGTCGGAATCGAATATCAGATAATCAATATCGATACGGGCCTGAAATGTAAGCTTATCGCTGAAAGCTATAGACGGAACAAGGAAGAGTTCATTTTCAAGCCAGGCCTCGATTTTATCCGTCTGGCCGTTTGTTGGGCCACCTTCATCTGGGGGGAGAGCAGCTATTTCTTTTGTGGGCGGAGGAGAAATATTATATTTGGGTTTCAGGTTGCCGTCGTAGCTGTTTATATCGCGTTCATTATAATATTTACCGAACATCTGGTAATCGCCCTCAAGCCCTATTTTAACGTCTTTCCAGTTCCACTGGGCTGCTTCAT
Above is a window of Desulfomonilia bacterium DNA encoding:
- a CDS encoding ATPase, T2SS/T4P/T4SS family, encoding MERFQNKKIGEVLVELGLLDEQKLKVALEAQQKEGLKLGETLIKLGYLAEDQFLGILKNLTGIPILDMKNEIITKETQLLIPQDRMREFMAVPIATEGALVKVAMSDPMNLVLVENVKYLLNRDIKVILATQSQIEDILFTLNSIGFGKMNLNLKNVDRNPNVMNIISTDATYIFKLLNEPDITDLHLTIGAPPAIRKNADFTRTNLPAVTPDQMNKIIKEVTSNEYMEEFKQKKEVEFTYIKRGVGRYRLNIFMHRDGEPAINAHKLIEDIPSYKEQGFPDFLMSSLTSQTGLFIVSSSGGQGKNRGIATIIDYINSNKSCNIVTFEDPIEYIHEHKLANVIQREIGRDTTKDTSVLFENVFKYDPDILVFGKITDSLMAKTALQATQKGILVIVGMLGIDVFSAIEQYLSLLSDEYMKALFSHSLMGVFSMKRIGAKEKHGGTVIWELLLGKSRVQKFIRENKVHFIKGQAQSLQGDYFPMEESLANAIKTGKIDLKTVEGEPGINKELLNGYLARR